The proteins below are encoded in one region of Struthio camelus isolate bStrCam1 chromosome 11, bStrCam1.hap1, whole genome shotgun sequence:
- the LOC104150957 gene encoding pre-mRNA 3'-end-processing factor FIP1 isoform X1 yields MATELEAPAAGAVAGAAPLEAEEDEEHWLYGDDTTGKQEDGPISGHAESSHPLQDAPQENRPASNEDREMSQHALPSGEDDEEDSDSDSDDDDVKVTIGNIKTGAPSYMGTPMNLNLKTGRGYGASASAKLQPKGIDLDAAGNINGLPVIEVDLDSFEDKPWRKPGADLSDYFNYGFNEETWKAYCEKQRRLQLGLDPAPPISTENKITVQQGRTGNAEKEVENNIIKTEFKTDFLALVGGRMKAGPPPNRKLGGTIDVIGGQAGTIRRVEGRRRDKHASEENPIQVLGDHGSKPQPPQQPQQPSQPQQPPQQQPFAPPAGPPPPPLAGPPPPHFLHPPPPVTSVPPPLHPPGLPPPGPIPGLFPPPLAPPPALLIPTLDGQPASYNNRQPPPFGYNSADSGFISYPPISTSHTPWVTTVDKGTSSSSSSHWEYSGSRRERERERERERERERDRDRTPTTSEYNNDDERYRYYSRERSYDFERDYRRSRDRSREREDRHRERRHRDKEESSKHKSSRRKQHESEEGESHRRHKHKKNKRSKEEKEASEDGAQEGEEQDAKE; encoded by the exons atGGCCACCGAGCtggaggcgccggcggcgggcgcggtgGCGGGCGCGGCGCCGCTGGAGGCGGAGGAGGACGAGGAGCACTGGCTCTACGGGG ATGATACCACTGGTAAGCAAGAAGATGGACCAATTTCTGG ACATGCAGAATCCTCTCATCCTTTGCAAGATGCTCCTCAGGAGAACCGGCCTGCCAGCAACGAAGACCGAGAGATGTCACAACAT GCTCTTCCAAGCGGCGAAGATGATGAGGAAGACAGCGATAGCGACAGTGATGATGATGACGTGAAAGTTACTATTGGCAATATTAAAACAGGAGCACCATCGTACAT GGGAACTCCTATGAATCTGAACTTAAAAACGGGTAGAGGCTATGGAGCATCTGCTTCAG ccAAGTTGCAGCCCAAAGGTATTGATTTAGATGCCGCAGGGAATATAAATGGATTGCCTGTTATAGAAGTGGATTTAGATTCATTTGAAGACAAACCGTGGAGGAAACCAG GTGCTGACCTTTCTGATTACTTTAATTATGGATTCAATGAAGAAACATGGAAAGCCTATTGTGAAAAGCAGCGACGGCTTCAGCTTGGACTGGACCCCGCTCCTCCAATCAGCACTGAAAATAAGATCACA GTTCAACAAGGAAGGACAGGAAATGctgaaaaagaagtggaaaacaacATCATCAAAACAGAATTCAAAACGGACTTCTTGGCTCTGGTGGGAGGACGCATGAAGGCTGGACCTCCTCCTAATAG GAAGCTGGGTGGGACAATTGATGTGATCGGTGGCCAGGCAGGCACAATTAGGAGAGTAGAAGGAAGACGTCGTGATAAACATGCCTCTGAGGAAAACCCCATTCAG GTCCTTGGAGATCATGGAAGTAAGCCACaacccccacagcagccccagcaaCCATCGCAGCCCCAACAGCCACCTCAGCAACAGCCATTTGCACCACCAGCAGGCCCACCGCCTCCCCCTCTGGCTGGTCCGCCTCCACCACACTTCCTCCACCCTCCTCCACCAGTTACTTCTGTCCCGCCTCCCCTGCATCCTCCAG GTCTGCCACCACCCGGACCTATTCCAG GGTTGTTCCCGCCGCCTCTGGCACCACCACCAGCTCTCCTCATTCCGACGTTGGATGG ccagccagccagctacAATAACAGGCAGCCTCCTCCATTTGGCTACAACTCTGCAG ATTCAGGTTTCATCAGCTACCCGCCCATCTCGACGTCCCACACGCCCTGGGTGACCACGGTGGACAAAGGCACAAGCAGTTCCAGCAGCAGCCATTGGGAGTACTCAGGCTCAAggcgggagagagagagggagcgtgAGCGGGAAcgggaaagggagagagacagagaccgCACTCCGACCACTAGTGAATACAACAA CGATGACGAACGATACCGCTACTACAGCCGAGAGCGCAGCTATGACTTTGAGCGTGACTACCGCCGGAGTCGAGATCGCAGCAGGGAGCGAGAGGACCGTCACCGAGAGCGCAGGCACAGAGACAAAGAGGAGAGCAGCAAGCATAAGTCTTCAAGACG CAAGCAACATGAGAGCGAAGAGGGGGAGAGTCATCGGCGTCACAAGCACAAAAAGAACAAGCGtagcaaagaggagaaggaggccAGCGAAGAtggtgcccaggagggagagGAACAGGATGCCAAGGAGTAA
- the LOC104150957 gene encoding pre-mRNA 3'-end-processing factor FIP1 isoform X2 — translation MSQHALPSGEDDEEDSDSDSDDDDVKVTIGNIKTGAPSYMGTPMNLNLKTGRGYGASASAKLQPKGIDLDAAGNINGLPVIEVDLDSFEDKPWRKPGADLSDYFNYGFNEETWKAYCEKQRRLQLGLDPAPPISTENKITVQQGRTGNAEKEVENNIIKTEFKTDFLALVGGRMKAGPPPNRKLGGTIDVIGGQAGTIRRVEGRRRDKHASEENPIQVLGDHGSKPQPPQQPQQPSQPQQPPQQQPFAPPAGPPPPPLAGPPPPHFLHPPPPVTSVPPPLHPPGLPPPGPIPGLFPPPLAPPPALLIPTLDGQPASYNNRQPPPFGYNSADSGFISYPPISTSHTPWVTTVDKGTSSSSSSHWEYSGSRRERERERERERERERDRDRTPTTSEYNNDDERYRYYSRERSYDFERDYRRSRDRSREREDRHRERRHRDKEESSKHKSSRRKQHESEEGESHRRHKHKKNKRSKEEKEASEDGAQEGEEQDAKE, via the exons ATGTCACAACAT GCTCTTCCAAGCGGCGAAGATGATGAGGAAGACAGCGATAGCGACAGTGATGATGATGACGTGAAAGTTACTATTGGCAATATTAAAACAGGAGCACCATCGTACAT GGGAACTCCTATGAATCTGAACTTAAAAACGGGTAGAGGCTATGGAGCATCTGCTTCAG ccAAGTTGCAGCCCAAAGGTATTGATTTAGATGCCGCAGGGAATATAAATGGATTGCCTGTTATAGAAGTGGATTTAGATTCATTTGAAGACAAACCGTGGAGGAAACCAG GTGCTGACCTTTCTGATTACTTTAATTATGGATTCAATGAAGAAACATGGAAAGCCTATTGTGAAAAGCAGCGACGGCTTCAGCTTGGACTGGACCCCGCTCCTCCAATCAGCACTGAAAATAAGATCACA GTTCAACAAGGAAGGACAGGAAATGctgaaaaagaagtggaaaacaacATCATCAAAACAGAATTCAAAACGGACTTCTTGGCTCTGGTGGGAGGACGCATGAAGGCTGGACCTCCTCCTAATAG GAAGCTGGGTGGGACAATTGATGTGATCGGTGGCCAGGCAGGCACAATTAGGAGAGTAGAAGGAAGACGTCGTGATAAACATGCCTCTGAGGAAAACCCCATTCAG GTCCTTGGAGATCATGGAAGTAAGCCACaacccccacagcagccccagcaaCCATCGCAGCCCCAACAGCCACCTCAGCAACAGCCATTTGCACCACCAGCAGGCCCACCGCCTCCCCCTCTGGCTGGTCCGCCTCCACCACACTTCCTCCACCCTCCTCCACCAGTTACTTCTGTCCCGCCTCCCCTGCATCCTCCAG GTCTGCCACCACCCGGACCTATTCCAG GGTTGTTCCCGCCGCCTCTGGCACCACCACCAGCTCTCCTCATTCCGACGTTGGATGG ccagccagccagctacAATAACAGGCAGCCTCCTCCATTTGGCTACAACTCTGCAG ATTCAGGTTTCATCAGCTACCCGCCCATCTCGACGTCCCACACGCCCTGGGTGACCACGGTGGACAAAGGCACAAGCAGTTCCAGCAGCAGCCATTGGGAGTACTCAGGCTCAAggcgggagagagagagggagcgtgAGCGGGAAcgggaaagggagagagacagagaccgCACTCCGACCACTAGTGAATACAACAA CGATGACGAACGATACCGCTACTACAGCCGAGAGCGCAGCTATGACTTTGAGCGTGACTACCGCCGGAGTCGAGATCGCAGCAGGGAGCGAGAGGACCGTCACCGAGAGCGCAGGCACAGAGACAAAGAGGAGAGCAGCAAGCATAAGTCTTCAAGACG CAAGCAACATGAGAGCGAAGAGGGGGAGAGTCATCGGCGTCACAAGCACAAAAAGAACAAGCGtagcaaagaggagaaggaggccAGCGAAGAtggtgcccaggagggagagGAACAGGATGCCAAGGAGTAA